GAGGCGAGTTGCGCGATCGCGCTTTTTACTTCTTCGTTAATCCAAGTAGGCTGTTGATACTCTCTTCCCCCATGTACGACACGATGTCCCACAAAATCAATTTCTTGCCACGTTTCTAAAACAGCCGTATCGCCATTACAAAGATAATGAAATAGTTGTTTGATCACTGTCAAGCGATCCTCATTGTTAGCCGTTTCTTCTAAAACAATGCCATTACTTTCGACTTTTAAATCAGCTAGTCCATCTTGTTTACTCCAATCTATACTTCCCGACCATAATTCAGTAATGACATACTCTGAGCGATCATCATCAGGAATATAGTAAAGACAAGTTTTTTGGCTACTCGATCCCGCATTTAATACTAGAACTTTCATTAGTTTGTTTTGCCTAGGAAACTCTCTTTGGTTATTTTACCCTTCACAAAGAGAGGAATCAGGATCAGAAGTAGTGAGGTAATCGGAAGCGCGATCGCAGCCTTTTTCTCGTAAGGAGGCTAAATCAAACTCCCACCATTTTAAGTGAGGATTACTTCCCCCTGCCACTAACTGATTCCCTTGTGGATTAAAATTAATACTATGAAGCGGTAGTTCTCCTTCTAAAGTAGCAAGATTATCTCCCGTTTCTGGATTCCAGAGTTTAACTGTGCCATCACTACTACCAGAGGCGAGAATATTACCTTCTGGCGTAAAACTTAAACTGGTCACTCCCTGATCATGTCCCACTAGGGTTTCTAAAAGTTCCCCATCTGACCAGATCTGAATGGTATTATCCCATCCTGCGCTAGCGAGAAGTGTTCCATCAGGACTAAAGGCAATTTCACTCACTGCAGGCTCTTGGGCGGGAAGTGTCTTTTTTAGTGTCCCATCGGTTTCCCAGAGCTTAACCTTACCATCATATCCAGTAGAGGCTAAGTAATCCCCTTGCGGTGCAAAGCGAACACTGGTTACTCCTCCTTCATGGGCAACCCATTCTTCTTGTCGTTCTCCCCTATAATCCCAAATTCGCACTGTTTCATCATCACTTCCCGAAGCAAGAAGCTGATTTTCTGTGCTAAAGTCAACACTGGTGACAAGATCTTGATGATCCCTGAGAGTTTGCTGTGTTTCGTTCTGTAAGTCCCAAATTTTCAGGGTAGTGTCAGCACTTCCAGAGGCAAGATAATTTCCATCAGGGCTAAAACTCAGGCTATTAATACTTTCATTATGATCTTCTAACGTTTTAGTAAGTTCCTGATCTTGCCATAGGTTAATTTGACCATCCCAACCCGCAGTTGCCACTTGCTGATCTTCTGGAGAAAACGCCACTGTATAAATTTCTCCCTCATGAGACGCATTTTCTGAGTCTGGCAGTTCCCAAGTTCTTAGAGTTTGATCATCACTAGCAGAAACTAGAATATTCTGTTCAGGGAAAAAGCTAAAATCGCGCACTGCCCCTTGATGCGCGGTTAAACTCACCTCAGACGATCGCTGTTTTCCATCTAATGACCAAGCCTTAATTGTTCCTTCTGCATCAGCAGTGACTACTTTACCATTGGGCATAAACCCAACACTCATGATCGCATTTTCCTGTTTGGGTAAGTCGATATTGCCATTCCCATTCCTGTCTTTAATCTGAATTTCTCCTGATAACGTCGCAATCGCAATAGATTCATTATCAGGGCTAACAGCCACATCGCTAATCCCATCTTCGTAGTCGCCTAATTCTTCTAGGAGGTTTCCTTCGGTATCCCAAACTTTCACGACAGAAGATTGTTGACTAGCAGAAACGAGAAATTGACCATCAGGACTAAAACTAAGACGATTAACCCCTTCTTCATGGGCGATAAATGCTTCTTGCTGGTTGCCATCATCATCCCAAAGCGCGATCGCGCCATCTTCTCCAGCAGTAATCATTGTGTCTCCATTCGGGCTAAAACGGATTTGATTCAGGGCTTGATTGGTGGTAATGCGATTAATTAGTGTTCCCTCGGTATCCCACCATTTAACTGTGCCATCTAAACCCACTGAGGCAAACCTTTCCCCTTCGGGATGAAAGTGAACATCCATCACTTCCCCCTGATGTTCTTCCAAAGTGGTAATTAGTTCCCCATTGGCTTCCCAGAGTTTAATCGTGCCATCCCAACTCGCAGACACCATTAACGTTTCATCGGGGGAAACATCCACAGCTTGCACCGTTTCAGTATGCCCAGACAAGCGGTTACGGGCGTGGGTATGATGTAACAAATTTTGGAGGGTGCTAGCGGTTTCCCACTCTAACTCTTGTGAGGAAAAAGTAATTTCTCCCAGTTGTTGTTCTGCTTCTAAACTGGTTGCCAGAGCTTGAAGGGGCTGATCTGAATCAAATAAGGCTTCTGCCGAGGCATTGAGCGTTTGTACTTGACTGATTAAGGTTTCTTGCCGTTGCCAATACGCAAACCCTCCCAAAGCCGTTGCCATGATTCCTAAAATGCTAATGGTCGCAGCCGCTACTTGCGCGCGTCTCAAACGACGTTGGGCTTGTCTTTGGGCTGCATCTCGTTGGGCGATTCCAGCTTCAATAAACTCTTGTACTTGTGGGGATAATTCATCAGTGGACTTGATATAAATCTCTTCTGCTTGGGCAAGTCGCGCTCCTTGCCAAAGGTAATCAGGATTTTGATCATTGTTGTGCCACAGTTTGGCGGCTTGTTCTAGTTGGCGCTGCAGTTGGAGGCGATTCCGATTTTGCTCTAACCACCACCGTAACGTTGACCAGTGATGAATGAGAATTTCATGGGCAATTTCAATGCTGGTTTCTAAGGGAAATTCTGATAAAGGTTGGGACGCTGGTAATGGGTTATCCTCCCCTTTGCTACTTCCTTCTGGGGTCTGGGGATGATCTAAATCAACTACCACTAAGTTAGCTTCCACGAGCGTCTGTAAGGTTCTTTCGACTAAAGTAGAGGGATATTTACTAACAATTAAATCTCTCTTACTAATCCGACGGGAGGTATCAGCCATCTCTTCTCCCACTTGGGTGAGAGCTAGAAAAATCCACTGGGCGCAACGACGGGCTTCAGCATCAAGACTTTCGTAAACCGCATTGGCTTTCTTTTCTAAAGCCCCTTCTAATCCGCCAATTTGGTTTTGATAAGCTTCCAGGGTAAGGATTCCCTGTTGACGGTATTGCCACAGTTGTTCTAAGACAAATTCTAATAGGGGAAGTTTTCCTGTAGCTGTACCAATGTCTTGTAAGAGGATTTCCACAAGGGCTGGTTCTACCTGTAAGCCCACACTTTTTGCAGGGTTAATGATGACGTTACGATAATCGGCTTCCGATAAAATGGGGGAAACAAAGAAACTGGCTTGTTGTAGGAGCGCTGCTAATTCGGAAAATTCTAAGCAATAGGTAACAAAGTCCCCTCGGAGGGTAATTAAAAGTTTAGCGCGATCGCTGGCATAGTTAATAACTCCTAATAACAACTCTAGAAATTGAGATCGTTCCACAGGGGAAGCAAGGGTAAACAGTTCCTCGAATTGGTCAACCACAAATACGACCATCGGTTCAGAACAAGCCCTGAGCCAACAAACCAATCCTTCTACGCCCTGATACAATAGGCCTTCCAGTTGGTTTTGTTCTTCTGTTTCCTCTGCTAGACTTTGAATCAGACTATTTAAGGGATGTTCTCCGGGGCGAAAATAGCAAATGCGCCATTGCTCACTGCCAGGTAATTGTTTCCCCTGTTTGAGTTGGGCAATCACCCCGGCCTGAACCACTGAAGACTTCCCACTCCCAGAAGCCCCCACCACTGCCAAAAAAGAACGGTGATAGAGTTCAGCAATTAATTTTTGGGTGAATCCTTCTCGACCATAAAAATAGGCAGTATCTTCTTCTCGAAACGCTCTTAACCCCACATAAGGACAAAGCCCTAAATCGAGATTAACTGCTGTTCCCGTTTGAGTCTCTGGGACAATTTCGATCACCCCTCGCCCTCCTGAAAGCCAAATTTCTAGGGGGATAGTGGTGGTGGCTAAATGGGCTTTGAGTTGATAAATCCAACTTGCTACGGATAAGCCAACTTGTTCTACGGTTAGGGTTTCTAAAACTGCTTTTATAAAGCGATCTGGGGCTTCTTCTCCTGAGCTAGCAACGATTAAACATTGCCCATAATCAGTTCCTAATTTTAATTCTTCAAGGCACTGGTTAAGGTAAGCAGTATCCCCACAATCAAGGATAATAATTTGTTGGGCATGGCTAGCCCTTGCTAATTGTTTACCTAGCCAAGATAAGCTAATACGGTTTTGTTCCCCGAAGGTGAAATAAACTGTTCCTGTTTCTTCAATCTCAACATTTCCTCGGAGATACAGTAAGACGGTTTCGTTTTCTTCCTGATGTTCTAGTTGCAGACAAGTTTGAATTTCTTGTTGTAATTGTAGGGAGGAGGCTTGATTCGGTAAGCAATAATTCAGTTCAAATTGACTGCGACCGCGCAAGACTTTTCCTAATTCTAAACTGGTTTGGGTTTGAGGGGGCGGTTCAATGACAAGGGCGCGACGAGGATAAACAGAAGATTGGCTTTGAGGGGTTCTACCTAAAATGAGTTCCCCTACCCCTTCAACAATTCGTTTAGGGGTTTGTAGGGGATATTCCGATTGAATCTTGGCTTCTCCTCGATTCCGTTTTTGTTGATTAATTAATCGCAGTTGTTGATTAGTTTGATCAATATATTGTAGGGTTTGATGATAAATGTAACGGTAAAGTTGATCCGCTTCAATGAGGCCGTTTTCATTAGCAGCGTTTCCCTGTAAGCCTCGAATCAGGTAGTACGTAAAAATGCCATGTCCAATTTCAGGAAATTCCCATGACTGTTGAGCGCGATCGCAGGATAATAACGCATAGAAACCTTGATTATAAGTGGCTTGTTCTTGCAAACGTTGAATGAGCTGGGGCGTGGGATTATTAAGAGAAGACTGCCAGTTTAATCCGCCACTATGACAAGCATCTAGCCAAATAAACTGAACTGAAGCAGCACAGTTGCCAAGTAGTTCTAATACTTCTGAAATTACTAAGCCAGTTCCAATTAAATCATCAAAATTCGTATCCTGAAGGCACAAAACCGCTTGTTCGGTATCAGGTTCAAGAACGCCGTGACCAGAAAAATAGAAAACGACTTTATCTTTTTCTGTTGCCTCACTGGCAATTCGTTTTAAGTTTTCTCTAACAACCTTTAGTGTTGGGGAATTAAGGGCATAGTCATGATGAGTAAGCAGTTCACGTTGAGGAAACTCTTGAGTCACCTCTTCTAATGCCTTACTTAAATCCTGACAATCGGCGGCGGAGTAATTCAAGGAATTTAAATCCTGACTTTGATACTCATTAACCCCAATGAGTAACCCCCAAAACTTTGCAATCTCTTGTGAGGTTTGATCATTTTTGGTACTGCTTTTAACGCCAATTGGACACATAGCATTTCAACTTCTAATTTTCATCCTTAAAAAAGACATGACAAACCAAATTTGCCACAATCTTCCTCGCTTGCACTTTCAATAACGTCTATCTCGCCCCATTCTGTACCAACGCCATCAACCTCCATAGTTTCCTGTTCAAAATTATCACTGGGATTGCCTTCTTCTTGTAATTCTTCCTGTTGTTCTTGTACGGCTAAAGAGGTATTTTCTTGTGCTGTTTCTAAAATTTCCCGCATTTGTGAGGGGTAATGAGACAGATCATCGCCTGGTCTTAAGCCATCAGCAACCCCACTAGTTTCATAAAAAGTGGGTAAGCTAAATACTTGAGTTGGACTCATGCTACTTTCTACAATATCTATAACTTGACCTGCTTCTAGTTCCACTGACTCATCTGCATAGGGTTCAATCCCAGAAACCTGAACTGAAGTCTTGGGATTAGCAAAAACTCCAACTCTTGTCTGCTTGGCTTCGGGATTATAACTCACCCAAAACACTGTTCCAGCGTCAGCCGTAACTTCTGCAGTGGGAGTTCTGAGAGTTCTTTCACTGCTTCCAGGTTGAAGAATAATGAGGGCGGTTCCATCGGTTAGTTCAAAGCGTCTAGTGCCTGCTCGAAAATGAAATTCGGTATTAGAGGGTGCTCTAGCTAATGTACCTTCATTGAATAACATATCTGCCCTAGAATCAGTACCAGTTTCTAATAAATCTCCCGGAATCAGTCTTTCCTCGTCACTAACTTCTGTCTCATTAATAAACACCTCATTAATGGATTGATAAACATTCGCCCGTCTCAAGGGTTCTTCAGCAAAGGCTACGCTACTACAGGCAATTGCGACAGGAATGGAAATAAATGGTAAGTAGTTTCTTACAGTTTTAAACATCAGCTAATCATTTTAGACAAACTCTGCACCCTAAATTATAAATTTGCTACCCAAAAAAATGACTTAATATTATGAATTTGTAAAGTGAGGAAAAGGAAAATTTTTGAAAGTAATTGTGCCATCATCTCCCTTATTCCTATCTCTTAGCTGTGTCTCTATCTCGACCAAACTTGTCTAGCTTTAACTGGGAAACAGGGACCAGTGCTACAGTTTTCGACATTGATTATGTCATTAGGGTTGTTACCAAGCTCAAAATGAAATTGGTCTGGAGAATAATTAGGATGGGTAGGATTAGAGCCTTGCAGGATAAAGCCTTTGCGAGTGCGCTGAAGTCTTA
This window of the Euhalothece natronophila Z-M001 genome carries:
- a CDS encoding nSTAND1 domain-containing NTPase, whose product is MCPIGVKSSTKNDQTSQEIAKFWGLLIGVNEYQSQDLNSLNYSAADCQDLSKALEEVTQEFPQRELLTHHDYALNSPTLKVVRENLKRIASEATEKDKVVFYFSGHGVLEPDTEQAVLCLQDTNFDDLIGTGLVISEVLELLGNCAASVQFIWLDACHSGGLNWQSSLNNPTPQLIQRLQEQATYNQGFYALLSCDRAQQSWEFPEIGHGIFTYYLIRGLQGNAANENGLIEADQLYRYIYHQTLQYIDQTNQQLRLINQQKRNRGEAKIQSEYPLQTPKRIVEGVGELILGRTPQSQSSVYPRRALVIEPPPQTQTSLELGKVLRGRSQFELNYCLPNQASSLQLQQEIQTCLQLEHQEENETVLLYLRGNVEIEETGTVYFTFGEQNRISLSWLGKQLARASHAQQIIILDCGDTAYLNQCLEELKLGTDYGQCLIVASSGEEAPDRFIKAVLETLTVEQVGLSVASWIYQLKAHLATTTIPLEIWLSGGRGVIEIVPETQTGTAVNLDLGLCPYVGLRAFREEDTAYFYGREGFTQKLIAELYHRSFLAVVGASGSGKSSVVQAGVIAQLKQGKQLPGSEQWRICYFRPGEHPLNSLIQSLAEETEEQNQLEGLLYQGVEGLVCWLRACSEPMVVFVVDQFEELFTLASPVERSQFLELLLGVINYASDRAKLLITLRGDFVTYCLEFSELAALLQQASFFVSPILSEADYRNVIINPAKSVGLQVEPALVEILLQDIGTATGKLPLLEFVLEQLWQYRQQGILTLEAYQNQIGGLEGALEKKANAVYESLDAEARRCAQWIFLALTQVGEEMADTSRRISKRDLIVSKYPSTLVERTLQTLVEANLVVVDLDHPQTPEGSSKGEDNPLPASQPLSEFPLETSIEIAHEILIHHWSTLRWWLEQNRNRLQLQRQLEQAAKLWHNNDQNPDYLWQGARLAQAEEIYIKSTDELSPQVQEFIEAGIAQRDAAQRQAQRRLRRAQVAAATISILGIMATALGGFAYWQRQETLISQVQTLNASAEALFDSDQPLQALATSLEAEQQLGEITFSSQELEWETASTLQNLLHHTHARNRLSGHTETVQAVDVSPDETLMVSASWDGTIKLWEANGELITTLEEHQGEVMDVHFHPEGERFASVGLDGTVKWWDTEGTLINRITTNQALNQIRFSPNGDTMITAGEDGAIALWDDDGNQQEAFIAHEEGVNRLSFSPDGQFLVSASQQSSVVKVWDTEGNLLEELGDYEDGISDVAVSPDNESIAIATLSGEIQIKDRNGNGNIDLPKQENAIMSVGFMPNGKVVTADAEGTIKAWSLDGKQRSSEVSLTAHQGAVRDFSFFPEQNILVSASDDQTLRTWELPDSENASHEGEIYTVAFSPEDQQVATAGWDGQINLWQDQELTKTLEDHNESINSLSFSPDGNYLASGSADTTLKIWDLQNETQQTLRDHQDLVTSVDFSTENQLLASGSDDETVRIWDYRGERQEEWVAHEGGVTSVRFAPQGDYLASTGYDGKVKLWETDGTLKKTLPAQEPAVSEIAFSPDGTLLASAGWDNTIQIWSDGELLETLVGHDQGVTSLSFTPEGNILASGSSDGTVKLWNPETGDNLATLEGELPLHSINFNPQGNQLVAGGSNPHLKWWEFDLASLREKGCDRASDYLTTSDPDSSLCEG
- a CDS encoding FecR family protein, which encodes MFKTVRNYLPFISIPVAIACSSVAFAEEPLRRANVYQSINEVFINETEVSDEERLIPGDLLETGTDSRADMLFNEGTLARAPSNTEFHFRAGTRRFELTDGTALIILQPGSSERTLRTPTAEVTADAGTVFWVSYNPEAKQTRVGVFANPKTSVQVSGIEPYADESVELEAGQVIDIVESSMSPTQVFSLPTFYETSGVADGLRPGDDLSHYPSQMREILETAQENTSLAVQEQQEELQEEGNPSDNFEQETMEVDGVGTEWGEIDVIESASEEDCGKFGLSCLF